Proteins from a single region of Pseudopedobacter saltans DSM 12145:
- a CDS encoding DEAD/DEAH box helicase has protein sequence MIEKLSPFLQNIGITQLNEMQLEAITALEKNKNLLLLSPTGSGKTLAFLLPLFLRLDVDRKGVQAIVVVPSRELALQIEQVFKALQTGLKVTCCYGGHSAKIEASSLLNDAPTLIIATPGRLAFHIREGNFDVSSVRNLALDEFDKSLELGFEEEITFIVDELFKVDGMILTSATQFEELPAFIASREFFTLSFLKNEEHKPSFTTEIIQCKSKDKLRALLQLLCKYPNESTLVFCNFREATERVYDMLTDKGISAVVYHGGLDQQEREKALMKFRNGTSSVIVNTDLASRGLDIPDVQHVIHYQLPLNEESFIHRNGRTGRMKAEGLVHLLLSEEEYKPEYITDYTETDFEEKELPLPSATNWITFYIAAGKKDKISKMDIAGLFYKKAFLERDDLGMITLQDKMSYVAVKRDKAREALSKVKNEKIKGKKYRIGIDG, from the coding sequence ATGATAGAAAAGTTAAGTCCATTTTTACAGAACATTGGGATTACGCAATTGAATGAAATGCAGTTGGAAGCAATAACTGCTTTAGAGAAAAACAAAAATTTATTGTTATTGTCCCCAACAGGTTCTGGCAAGACATTGGCTTTTTTATTACCACTTTTCTTACGATTGGATGTGGATAGGAAGGGAGTACAGGCTATTGTCGTTGTTCCGTCCAGAGAGTTGGCCTTGCAGATTGAACAGGTTTTTAAAGCATTACAAACAGGCTTAAAGGTAACCTGTTGTTACGGTGGGCATTCTGCAAAAATAGAAGCCAGCAGCCTTTTGAATGATGCGCCAACGTTAATTATTGCCACTCCGGGAAGATTAGCATTCCATATCAGGGAAGGGAATTTTGATGTTTCCAGCGTAAGGAATCTGGCTTTAGATGAGTTTGATAAATCTTTGGAATTGGGGTTTGAAGAGGAGATTACTTTCATAGTGGATGAACTGTTCAAGGTAGACGGGATGATTTTGACATCAGCAACTCAATTTGAAGAATTACCTGCATTTATTGCCTCACGGGAGTTCTTTACGCTAAGTTTTTTGAAAAATGAAGAGCATAAACCAAGTTTTACAACCGAGATTATCCAATGTAAGTCTAAAGATAAATTGAGGGCACTGCTGCAATTGCTTTGTAAATATCCCAACGAATCTACTTTGGTGTTTTGCAACTTTAGGGAAGCTACGGAGCGCGTTTATGATATGCTGACCGATAAGGGAATTTCGGCCGTAGTTTATCACGGTGGCTTAGATCAGCAAGAGCGTGAAAAGGCTTTAATGAAGTTTAGAAATGGAACTTCTTCTGTTATTGTAAATACTGATTTGGCTTCCAGGGGATTAGATATTCCTGATGTGCAACATGTTATTCACTATCAACTTCCGTTAAATGAGGAATCTTTTATCCATCGGAATGGAAGGACAGGAAGGATGAAAGCAGAGGGACTTGTACATTTATTGTTATCGGAAGAAGAATATAAGCCTGAATATATTACAGATTATACTGAAACAGATTTTGAAGAAAAGGAGTTACCGCTGCCTTCTGCAACAAATTGGATCACTTTTTATATCGCTGCGGGTAAAAAAGACAAGATTTCAAAAATGGATATTGCAGGGCTTTTCTATAAAAAGGCATTTCTGGAAAGGGATGATCTGGGGATGATTACTTTGCAAGATAAAATGTCTTATGTAGCTGTCAAGAGAGATAAAGCGAGGGAAGCTTTATCTAAAGTTAAAAATGAAAAGATAAAAGGCAAGAAATACAGAATTGGAATAGATGGCTGA
- a CDS encoding RNA methyltransferase, with translation MRKLKLDELNRPSVEEFKNQDKLPIVVVLDNVRSLHNVGSAFRTADGFAVDALYLCGITAQPPHREIEKTALGATQSIDWQYFANVADAVADLKENGYQIIAIEQAENSISLLDFEPKKDQKFALFFGNEVNGVSEEVMKQIDTCIEIPQFGTKHSFNIVISTGIVLWDFFSKLNK, from the coding sequence ATGAGAAAGCTGAAGCTGGATGAATTGAATCGTCCTTCCGTAGAAGAATTTAAGAATCAGGATAAATTGCCAATTGTCGTTGTTTTAGATAATGTAAGAAGCTTGCACAATGTGGGTTCTGCTTTTAGAACAGCTGATGGTTTTGCTGTAGATGCGCTGTACCTATGTGGAATTACCGCACAACCTCCACATCGGGAAATTGAGAAAACTGCTCTCGGAGCAACACAGTCTATAGATTGGCAATATTTCGCTAATGTAGCTGATGCAGTCGCTGATTTAAAAGAAAATGGCTATCAAATTATCGCCATAGAACAAGCGGAAAACAGCATAAGTCTGCTAGATTTTGAACCAAAAAAAGACCAAAAATTTGCTTTATTCTTCGGAAATGAAGTAAATGGCGTGAGTGAAGAAGTGATGAAACAGATTGACACCTGCATAGAAATCCCCCAGTTTGGAACCAAACATTCTTTCAATATCGTGATTAGTACAGGCATTGTACTGTGGGATTTTTTCTCGAAACTAAATAAATAA
- a CDS encoding DMT family transporter, translating to MSKVKENSTRGWLNGSIGVVLFSGSLPATRVAVLEFNPVFLTVVRASIAGILALIALLIFREKRPARKHILPLLIVALGVVVGFPLLTALALQYITSAHSIVFLGILPMATAIFGIIRGGERPRPTFWIFSVIGSLLVVGYSAAQGLTSSPIGDILMIAAIILCGLGYAEGAKLTKTLGGWQVISWALVLSFPIMLPLMFIFSPASFTGISTGAWISLSYISLFSMFIGFIFWYRGLAQGGTATVGQLQLLQPLLGLALAALLLHEKVSIGMLAVTLGVILCVAGTKRFAK from the coding sequence ATGAGTAAAGTAAAAGAAAACTCGACAAGAGGTTGGCTAAATGGTTCTATCGGTGTAGTATTATTCAGTGGTTCTTTACCCGCTACCAGAGTAGCGGTATTAGAATTCAATCCGGTATTTTTAACCGTTGTCAGAGCCTCAATTGCAGGAATACTTGCTCTTATCGCCTTATTAATTTTTAGAGAGAAACGCCCGGCCCGAAAGCATATTCTACCCCTGCTTATTGTTGCTCTTGGTGTGGTAGTAGGCTTTCCCTTACTAACAGCATTGGCGTTGCAATATATAACCTCTGCCCATTCCATTGTCTTCTTAGGCATACTACCTATGGCTACAGCTATATTTGGTATTATCCGAGGAGGTGAGCGCCCGCGGCCCACATTCTGGATTTTCTCTGTTATTGGCAGTCTTTTAGTTGTGGGTTATTCGGCAGCACAAGGGCTTACGTCTTCTCCAATAGGTGATATCCTGATGATTGCGGCGATAATACTTTGCGGACTGGGTTATGCCGAAGGAGCAAAACTTACAAAAACATTGGGTGGCTGGCAGGTCATCTCCTGGGCATTGGTATTATCATTTCCTATAATGCTACCTCTCATGTTTATTTTTTCACCTGCATCATTCACAGGTATTAGCACAGGAGCCTGGATCAGCTTATCATATATTTCGTTGTTCAGCATGTTTATCGGTTTCATTTTTTGGTATCGGGGCTTAGCCCAGGGAGGAACCGCAACAGTAGGACAACTGCAGTTATTGCAACCTCTTTTAGGTTTGGCTTTAGCGGCACTGCTACTTCATGAAAAAGTAAGTATAGGTATGCTAGCTGTTACACTTGGAGTAATTCTTTGTGTGGCAGGTACAAAGAGATTTGCTAAATAG
- a CDS encoding YdeI/OmpD-associated family protein translates to MDQSLIKKLKIKSGQKVFIQNAPLKFLDFINEVEKNFDIVSSEKNQDVIILFAKNSDELYSAIDKLQSDLSATTLFWICYPKKTSGIPTDLEMMSSWKDLEKYGLRPVASIAVDKNWTALQIKPIAAVKVSGSSNESIAKNELGEFIDVKNRIIKLPDYLEALLQPIPEAKNFFDSLSYTNKKEYLIWLLTAKQQKTKDERQKAFVEKLLNKKKNPSEK, encoded by the coding sequence ATGGACCAATCATTAATAAAAAAACTAAAAATCAAATCAGGTCAAAAAGTATTTATCCAAAATGCTCCTCTTAAATTTTTAGATTTCATTAATGAGGTTGAAAAGAATTTCGATATTGTCAGTTCTGAAAAAAACCAGGATGTTATTATACTGTTTGCAAAAAATAGCGATGAGTTATATAGTGCGATAGACAAACTTCAATCCGACCTGTCTGCAACAACATTGTTCTGGATTTGCTACCCAAAAAAAACTTCTGGTATTCCCACTGATCTGGAAATGATGTCCTCCTGGAAGGATTTGGAGAAATATGGGTTGAGACCAGTTGCGTCTATTGCCGTCGATAAAAACTGGACGGCGTTACAGATAAAACCTATTGCAGCTGTTAAAGTATCTGGATCTAGCAATGAATCGATTGCGAAAAATGAGCTTGGTGAATTTATAGACGTTAAAAATAGAATTATAAAACTTCCTGATTATTTGGAAGCTTTATTGCAGCCAATACCAGAAGCAAAGAACTTTTTTGACAGCCTTAGCTATACGAACAAAAAAGAATATCTTATTTGGCTACTAACCGCAAAACAACAAAAAACAAAGGATGAAAGACAGAAAGCTTTTGTAGAAAAGCTGCTTAATAAAAAGAAAAATCCGTCAGAGAAATAA
- a CDS encoding glutamate synthase subunit beta: protein MGKPTGFKEFGRELPKKIEVKERIKHYDEFIGSYSEEQLNAQSARCMNCGIPFCHSGCPLGNVIPEFNDAVYNGEWEEAYRILSSTNNFPEFTGRICPAPCESACVLGINRPAVAIEEIEKHIIEIAFSKGFVKPNKSFIKTGKRVAIIGSGPAGLAAAAQLNKAGHDVTVYERDDHPGGLLRYGIPDFKLDKKIVERRISLMEESGVAFVCNTEIGKDIEAKELVKEYDAVLLAGGSMAPREMPIPGRDLKGIHHAMDFLRQSNKKISGIGFDDEEILATGKDVIVIGAGDTGSDCIGTANRQTAKSIVQFDRNVMAPLERPVYQPWPEVPKLSKLSSSQEEGVERRFTIVAKEFVGDDLGQVTGVKVIDLEWDLEPSGKPIKSKVVEGSERILPAQLVLLALGFANPIYEGMLEQLDVELDSRKNVSATEKDYKTSVDKVFAAGDMRRGQSLVVWAISEGREAAREIDKYLMGYSKLESKDGVDVFADVF, encoded by the coding sequence ATGGGAAAGCCAACAGGATTTAAAGAATTCGGGAGGGAACTCCCTAAAAAAATAGAAGTAAAGGAACGGATAAAGCATTACGATGAGTTTATCGGCTCTTACAGCGAAGAGCAATTAAATGCTCAATCCGCAAGATGCATGAATTGTGGTATCCCATTTTGTCATTCTGGTTGTCCATTAGGGAATGTGATTCCAGAATTTAACGATGCCGTGTATAATGGTGAGTGGGAGGAGGCATACAGAATTTTAAGCTCTACGAATAATTTTCCTGAGTTTACCGGTAGGATATGTCCTGCGCCCTGCGAATCTGCTTGTGTGTTGGGAATCAATAGACCGGCAGTAGCTATAGAGGAAATAGAAAAGCATATTATAGAAATAGCTTTTTCTAAAGGTTTTGTAAAGCCAAATAAATCTTTTATAAAAACAGGAAAAAGAGTAGCTATTATAGGCTCGGGTCCTGCTGGTTTGGCTGCGGCTGCACAATTAAATAAAGCCGGACATGACGTTACAGTTTACGAACGTGACGATCATCCAGGTGGTTTATTAAGATATGGAATCCCTGATTTCAAATTGGACAAGAAAATTGTGGAACGTCGCATTTCCTTAATGGAAGAAAGTGGTGTCGCGTTCGTTTGCAATACAGAAATTGGAAAGGATATCGAAGCAAAAGAATTAGTGAAAGAGTATGACGCGGTTCTTTTGGCAGGTGGCTCGATGGCACCTCGTGAAATGCCAATTCCGGGAAGAGACTTGAAAGGTATTCATCACGCTATGGATTTCCTGAGGCAGTCTAATAAAAAGATCAGTGGGATAGGTTTTGATGATGAAGAAATTCTCGCAACTGGAAAAGATGTCATTGTTATAGGAGCCGGAGATACAGGTTCAGACTGTATTGGTACAGCTAATCGTCAGACTGCAAAATCTATAGTACAATTCGATAGAAATGTTATGGCTCCGCTGGAAAGGCCGGTTTATCAGCCATGGCCAGAAGTTCCGAAACTGTCCAAACTTTCATCTTCTCAGGAAGAAGGTGTCGAGCGCCGGTTTACAATAGTAGCCAAAGAGTTTGTAGGGGATGACTTGGGGCAGGTAACTGGAGTGAAAGTGATTGATTTGGAGTGGGATTTGGAGCCAAGCGGTAAACCGATTAAGTCTAAAGTAGTAGAAGGTTCTGAGAGAATTTTGCCGGCACAATTGGTATTGTTAGCCTTAGGTTTTGCAAATCCGATTTACGAAGGTATGTTAGAACAACTTGATGTAGAATTGGACAGCAGAAAGAATGTGTCGGCTACAGAAAAGGATTATAAAACCAGTGTAGACAAAGTATTCGCAGCGGGAGATATGAGAAGAGGACAGTCTTTAGTAGTTTGGGCGATTTCCGAAGGTAGAGAAGCTGCCAGAGAAATTGATAAGTATCTAATGGGGTATTCTAAACTGGAGAGTAAGGACGGTGTGGATGTCTTTGCAGACGTTTTTTGA
- the gltB gene encoding glutamate synthase large subunit, translating into MGWFDQRNYGLYDSKFEHDACGTGFITNINGKKSHEIVRNALTILENMEHRGACGCDPDSGDGAGIFTQIPHSFFLEECNNLEINLKEPGHYGVGMMFLPQEALSRKAIVDIITKCAEQLNFEVLGFRKVPVDNSVIGETAKAVEPMVRQVFVSKPAHIKEGDEFERKLYVLRRLITKTVQEEIKEESEYFYFTSFSSRTIVYKGQLTTFQVRQYYKDLQNEKYQSAFGMVHSRFSTNTFPSWKLAQPFRFISHNGEINTLTGNLNWFYAAVKSLVSPCFTKEEMEILLPVIEGDQSDSACLDNIVEVLTHSGRSLPHVMMMLVPEAWDGNEDMDPLKKAFYEYHATLMEPWDGPAALTFTDGVKLIGSILDRNGLRPLRYVITEDNTCIVASEAGVLPIEESQVITKGRLQPGKMFLIDIEQGKIIKDEEIKHQIASRQPYQEWLDNYIIKLEDLPEPRVSFTSLGREAVHRYQKVFGYSREDVDMIIKPMALDGKEPIGSMGTDVPLAVLSNKPQHLSSYFKQFFAQVTNPPIDPIRERLVMSLATFIGNNGNILAEDKKHCHCVSIKHPILNNAELEKLRSIDTGSFNAKTLQTYFTVDGKDGSLERGLERLCRYAEDAVNDNFEVIILSDRAIDSEHAPIPSLLAVSAVHHHLIKKGLRGAIGLVVEAGDVWEVHHFACLLAFGATAINPYLALASIEALQQDGKIAKDISREKLVYNYTKSVCDGLLKIFSKMGISTLQSYHGSQIFEILGINKDVVDKYFVGGISRIEGLNLDDIAREALNKHVNGFKASDDEVSLLTEGGIYQWKRKGEAHLFNPETVHLLQLATRTDNYDVYKKYAALVNNQNEKIYTLRGLMDFAQHRESISLEEVEPIENIMKRFATGAMSFGSISHEAHSTLAIAMNRIGGMSNTGEGGEDELRYQPLANGDSMRSAIKQVASGRFGVTINYLTNADEIQIKMAQGAKPGEGGQLPGHKVDAWIAKTRHSTPGVGLISPPPHHDIYSIEDLAQLIFDMKNANRNARINVKLVSKAGVGTIAAGVAKAHADVILIAGHDGGTGASPISSIKHAGLPWELGLAEAHQTLVKNKLRSRVILQADGQLKTGRDIAVAALLGAEEWGVATAALVAGGCIMMRKCHLNTCPVGVATQDPELRKLFSGKPEHIVNLFKFIAHELREIMAELGFRTINEMVGKAQFLKRKEGIIHWKAKKVDLSGILHPVSIPKGMTLYNSEKQDHGIDGILDWQLIKNADEALKSKTPVFGTFKVKNTDRTIGTMLSNEIAKIYGSVGLPDNTVNYKFVGSAGQSFGAFVSKGVSFELEGEANDYVGKGLSGGQLAVYPSKESHFKAEENMIVGNVILYGATSGELYVRGMAGERFAVRNSGATSVVEGIGDHGCEYMTGGRILIIGKTGRNFAAGMSGGIAWVYDEYADFESKCNLEMIDLDPLTSKDEEDVKKLLQKHFQLTGSTVAERLLKNWKEESAKFIKVFPKEYKRVLSQQVEFEKIAS; encoded by the coding sequence ATGGGTTGGTTTGATCAAAGAAACTATGGTTTGTATGATTCTAAATTTGAACATGATGCATGTGGAACCGGATTTATTACCAATATCAATGGTAAAAAATCTCATGAAATTGTACGGAATGCGTTGACCATACTTGAAAATATGGAGCATCGTGGTGCTTGTGGTTGCGACCCAGATTCTGGAGATGGAGCGGGTATCTTTACTCAGATTCCACACAGCTTCTTTTTAGAGGAATGTAATAATTTAGAAATCAACTTAAAAGAGCCCGGACATTACGGTGTTGGTATGATGTTTTTGCCACAGGAAGCATTGTCGAGAAAGGCAATTGTTGATATCATTACAAAATGTGCAGAGCAGCTGAACTTCGAAGTTTTGGGATTTAGAAAAGTGCCTGTAGACAATTCTGTGATCGGAGAAACAGCCAAAGCGGTTGAACCTATGGTTAGACAGGTTTTTGTGTCAAAGCCAGCTCATATTAAAGAAGGTGATGAGTTTGAGCGTAAACTGTATGTTTTAAGAAGACTAATTACCAAAACAGTTCAGGAAGAAATAAAAGAAGAATCAGAATATTTTTACTTTACGTCGTTCTCTTCAAGGACGATAGTTTACAAAGGCCAGCTTACAACTTTTCAGGTAAGACAGTATTACAAAGATCTTCAGAATGAGAAATACCAATCGGCGTTTGGTATGGTACATTCACGTTTTTCTACCAATACATTCCCTTCCTGGAAATTAGCACAACCATTCAGATTTATTTCTCACAATGGCGAAATCAATACATTAACAGGAAACTTAAATTGGTTTTATGCAGCGGTAAAATCTTTGGTGTCACCTTGTTTTACCAAGGAGGAAATGGAAATTTTACTTCCTGTGATAGAAGGAGATCAATCAGATTCGGCTTGTTTGGATAATATTGTAGAAGTCTTAACACATTCGGGAAGATCATTACCTCATGTGATGATGATGTTGGTGCCAGAGGCATGGGACGGAAACGAAGATATGGATCCGCTGAAAAAAGCATTCTACGAATATCATGCTACTTTAATGGAGCCATGGGATGGCCCTGCAGCGCTGACATTTACAGATGGTGTTAAATTGATCGGTTCTATCCTGGACAGAAACGGCCTTCGACCTTTACGCTACGTAATAACTGAAGATAATACCTGTATAGTAGCTTCAGAAGCGGGAGTTTTGCCTATTGAAGAATCACAGGTAATTACCAAAGGGCGTTTGCAACCGGGTAAGATGTTTTTGATTGATATCGAGCAGGGGAAAATCATTAAAGATGAAGAAATTAAACATCAAATCGCTTCTAGACAACCATATCAGGAATGGCTTGATAATTATATTATAAAATTGGAAGATCTGCCCGAGCCTCGGGTTTCTTTTACAAGCTTAGGCAGAGAGGCTGTTCATCGTTATCAAAAAGTATTTGGATATAGCAGAGAAGATGTTGATATGATTATCAAACCGATGGCTCTGGACGGTAAAGAGCCGATAGGATCTATGGGAACTGATGTCCCGTTGGCAGTATTGTCAAACAAACCTCAGCATTTATCAAGCTATTTTAAACAATTCTTTGCTCAGGTAACCAATCCTCCGATAGACCCGATTCGTGAAAGGCTGGTGATGAGTTTGGCTACTTTTATTGGTAACAACGGAAATATCCTTGCAGAAGATAAAAAGCACTGTCACTGTGTAAGTATCAAACATCCAATTTTGAACAATGCTGAGCTGGAAAAGTTGCGTAGTATCGATACAGGAAGTTTCAATGCGAAAACTTTACAGACCTATTTTACTGTAGATGGTAAAGATGGCTCGCTGGAACGGGGGCTGGAAAGATTATGCCGTTATGCGGAAGACGCTGTAAATGATAATTTTGAGGTTATTATTCTTTCGGATAGAGCAATAGATTCAGAACATGCACCAATTCCTTCTTTACTCGCTGTTTCTGCTGTTCATCACCATTTAATTAAAAAAGGACTAAGGGGAGCTATCGGATTGGTAGTTGAAGCCGGAGATGTCTGGGAAGTACATCACTTTGCCTGTTTACTGGCATTCGGAGCAACAGCTATTAATCCTTATTTGGCTTTGGCTTCTATCGAAGCTTTGCAACAAGACGGAAAAATAGCTAAAGATATTTCACGTGAAAAATTAGTTTATAACTACACCAAATCGGTTTGTGACGGCTTGTTGAAAATCTTTTCTAAAATGGGGATTTCTACATTGCAATCTTATCATGGCTCTCAAATCTTCGAAATTTTGGGAATCAACAAAGATGTTGTGGATAAATATTTCGTAGGCGGAATTAGCAGGATTGAAGGTTTAAACCTGGATGATATTGCTCGTGAAGCATTAAACAAACATGTGAACGGTTTTAAAGCCTCTGATGATGAAGTTTCTTTACTCACAGAAGGAGGTATTTATCAGTGGAAAAGAAAAGGAGAAGCTCATCTGTTTAATCCAGAAACTGTTCATTTACTGCAATTAGCAACTCGTACAGACAATTACGATGTATATAAAAAGTATGCGGCCCTGGTTAATAACCAGAACGAAAAGATATATACTTTGCGGGGATTGATGGATTTTGCTCAACATAGAGAATCTATTTCTCTGGAGGAGGTTGAACCGATAGAAAATATCATGAAGCGTTTTGCAACCGGAGCAATGTCTTTTGGCTCGATTTCTCACGAAGCGCATAGCACTTTAGCTATTGCGATGAATAGAATTGGAGGGATGAGTAATACGGGAGAGGGAGGCGAGGATGAACTTCGTTATCAACCACTCGCAAACGGAGACTCTATGCGTTCTGCAATTAAGCAGGTGGCTTCAGGAAGATTTGGTGTTACTATTAATTACCTGACGAATGCAGATGAGATTCAAATTAAAATGGCTCAGGGAGCAAAACCTGGAGAGGGAGGACAGTTACCGGGGCATAAAGTAGATGCTTGGATTGCAAAAACGCGTCACTCTACACCAGGTGTAGGATTAATTTCTCCACCGCCACATCATGATATTTATTCAATTGAAGATTTAGCTCAGCTTATTTTCGACATGAAGAATGCGAATAGAAATGCCAGAATTAATGTGAAGTTGGTTTCTAAGGCTGGTGTTGGAACTATAGCTGCTGGTGTTGCAAAGGCTCATGCCGACGTAATTTTGATAGCTGGGCATGATGGCGGAACGGGTGCTTCGCCAATCAGCTCTATCAAACACGCAGGTTTGCCGTGGGAGCTTGGTCTGGCAGAAGCTCACCAGACTTTGGTGAAAAATAAGTTAAGAAGCCGTGTTATTTTACAAGCTGACGGACAGCTAAAAACAGGTAGAGACATTGCAGTTGCAGCTTTATTGGGTGCGGAAGAATGGGGGGTAGCGACGGCGGCTTTGGTAGCGGGCGGTTGTATTATGATGCGAAAATGTCATCTTAATACTTGTCCGGTAGGTGTTGCGACTCAAGATCCGGAATTGAGGAAATTATTTAGCGGAAAACCGGAGCATATCGTTAACCTGTTCAAATTTATAGCTCACGAGTTAAGGGAAATTATGGCAGAGCTTGGATTTAGAACAATAAACGAGATGGTTGGAAAAGCACAATTTCTAAAACGCAAAGAAGGTATAATACACTGGAAAGCAAAAAAAGTCGATCTATCAGGAATTCTACATCCGGTATCAATTCCAAAAGGAATGACACTTTACAACAGCGAAAAACAGGATCATGGTATAGACGGTATCCTGGATTGGCAATTGATTAAAAATGCTGATGAAGCATTGAAATCTAAAACTCCTGTTTTTGGAACTTTTAAAGTAAAAAATACAGATAGGACAATAGGTACAATGTTGTCTAATGAGATTGCAAAAATCTATGGTTCAGTTGGGCTTCCGGATAATACAGTGAATTATAAATTCGTAGGATCGGCTGGTCAAAGTTTCGGAGCTTTTGTTTCAAAGGGTGTTTCTTTTGAGTTGGAAGGAGAGGCTAATGACTATGTGGGAAAAGGACTGTCAGGCGGACAGTTAGCAGTATATCCTTCTAAGGAAAGTCATTTTAAAGCTGAAGAGAATATGATTGTTGGTAACGTCATTCTGTATGGGGCAACATCGGGAGAACTTTATGTGAGGGGAATGGCAGGCGAACGCTTTGCAGTCCGTAATTCCGGAGCAACATCGGTGGTAGAAGGAATTGGAGATCATGGTTGTGAGTATATGACCGGAGGAAGAATCTTGATTATAGGTAAAACAGGAAGAAACTTCGCCGCAGGCATGAGCGGAGGAATTGCATGGGTTTACGATGAGTACGCCGATTTTGAATCGAAATGTAATCTGGAGATGATTGATCTGGACCCCCTTACTTCAAAAGATGAAGAGGATGTTAAGAAACTATTGCAAAAACACTTTCAATTGACAGGAAGTACTGTTGCAGAAAGGCTGCTTAAAAATTGGAAAGAAGAATCGGCTAAGTTTATTAAAGTATTTCCTAAAGAATACAAAAGAGTATTGTCTCAACAGGTTGAATTTGAAAAAATAGCAAGCTAA
- a CDS encoding NADPH-dependent FMN reductase, whose product MSKKKISVLVGSLRAGSFNKKIAKEVIKIAPSNLELEILEIGQLTHYNEDLDQGNPPQEWVQFRNKIKNSDGFLFFTPEYNRSVPGVLKNALDVASRPYGQNCWAGKPGAVVSVSPGALGAFGANHHLRQSMVFLNVPMMPQPEAYIGNARNLFDEAGNLAANTKDFLQNFINAYENWLDKFQTI is encoded by the coding sequence ATGTCTAAAAAGAAAATATCAGTATTGGTAGGTAGTCTCAGAGCAGGCTCATTCAATAAAAAAATCGCCAAAGAGGTTATCAAAATCGCTCCATCTAATTTAGAATTGGAGATTTTAGAAATTGGTCAATTAACACATTACAATGAGGATCTTGATCAGGGCAATCCGCCTCAAGAGTGGGTACAATTCAGAAATAAAATTAAAAATTCAGATGGCTTTCTATTTTTCACACCCGAATATAATCGAAGCGTCCCGGGGGTGTTGAAGAATGCTTTAGACGTAGCTTCACGACCTTATGGACAAAACTGTTGGGCAGGAAAGCCGGGTGCAGTAGTAAGCGTTTCTCCCGGTGCCTTGGGTGCATTTGGCGCCAATCATCATTTGCGCCAGTCTATGGTCTTTTTAAATGTCCCAATGATGCCACAACCCGAAGCCTATATCGGCAATGCGCGCAACTTATTCGATGAAGCCGGAAATTTGGCAGCAAATACAAAAGACTTTCTCCAGAATTTCATCAACGCTTATGAAAACTGGCTGGATAAATTTCAGACTATTTAA
- a CDS encoding YdeI/OmpD-associated family protein, which produces MNIQAEHFFEKAKKWNEEFRLLREIIGQNKSLEEDFKWMHPCYTFEGKNVVLIHGFKYYCALLFHKGALLKDTKNILIQQTENVQSARQIRFTNITEIIKLSPFIREYITEAVEIERAGKKIEMKKVSDYPIPPEFQKALDEDEVLNKAFYSLTPGRQKGYLFYFNQAKQSKTREIRIEKYHQHILDGKGIDD; this is translated from the coding sequence ATGAACATACAAGCAGAACACTTTTTTGAAAAGGCAAAAAAATGGAATGAAGAATTTCGCCTATTGCGGGAAATCATCGGCCAGAATAAATCCCTCGAAGAAGATTTTAAATGGATGCATCCCTGCTATACTTTCGAAGGAAAAAACGTTGTGCTAATCCATGGGTTTAAATATTATTGTGCCCTGCTATTCCACAAAGGTGCTTTACTGAAAGACACCAAAAACATTTTAATACAGCAAACAGAGAATGTACAGTCTGCCAGACAAATAAGATTCACCAATATTACGGAGATCATAAAACTGAGTCCCTTTATCAGAGAATATATCACAGAAGCAGTTGAAATAGAAAGAGCGGGTAAGAAAATAGAAATGAAAAAAGTATCAGACTATCCTATTCCTCCCGAATTCCAAAAGGCTCTTGATGAAGATGAAGTACTGAACAAAGCCTTTTATTCCTTAACTCCCGGACGCCAGAAAGGATATCTGTTTTATTTCAATCAGGCTAAACAATCCAAAACACGGGAAATCAGGATAGAAAAATACCATCAGCACATTTTGGATGGAAAGGGAATTGATGATTAA